Proteins encoded in a region of the Populus alba chromosome 13, ASM523922v2, whole genome shotgun sequence genome:
- the LOC118035540 gene encoding GDSL esterase/lipase At1g33811, whose product MRSFSTDLVLSVTLMLVLLATRACAQPQQGQVPCFFIFGDSLVDNGNNNRLLTLSRANYRPYGIDFPQGVTGRFTNGRTYVDALAQLFGFRNYIPPYARTRGPALLRGVNYASGAAGIRDETGNNLGGHTSMNQQVANFGMTVEQMRRYFRGDNNALTSYLSKCIFYSGMGSNDYLNNYFMSDFYSTGHDFTASAFAAVLLQDYTRQLTQLYALGARKVIVTAIGQIGCIPYQLARYNGTNSRCNEKINNAISLFNSGLLKLVQNFNNGRLPGAKFVYLDSYKSSNDLSLNGTSLGFEVIDKGCCGVGRNNGQITCLPLQQTCPDRSKYLYWDAFHPTEVANILLAKLTYNSQTYTYPMSIQQLTML is encoded by the exons ATGAGGAGTTTCAGTACAGATTTGGTTTTGTCAGTCACTTTAATGTTAGTGTTGTTAGCCACTCGAGCTTGTGCGCAGCCACAGCAAGGCCAAGTaccttgttttttcatttttggggaCTCGCTGGTAGATAATGGAAACAACAACAGGTTGCTTACACTTTCTAGGGCCAATTACAGGCCTTATGGCATTGATTTTCCGCAGGGTGTCACTGGTCGATTTACCAATGGTCGAACATATGTCGATGCCTTGG CTCAACTTTTTGGGTTTCGAAATTACATCCCACCCTATGCGAGAACCAGGGGTCCAGCGCTTTTAAGGGGAGTGAATTATGCATCTGGAGCTGCTGGCATCAGAGATGAAACTGGAAACAATCTG GGGGGTCACACCTCAATGAACCAGCAAGTAGCCAACTTTGGCATGACAGTGGAACAAATGAGGAGATATTTCAGAGGAGACAACAATGCACTCACTAGCTATTTAAGCAAATGCATCTTCTATTCGGGGATGGGAAGTAATGATTATCTCAACAACTATTTCATGTCTGACTTCTACTCAACTGGCCATGATTTCACTGCAAGTGCTTTTGCGGCTGTACTTCTTCAGGATTACACTCGTCAGTTGACC CAACTTTATGCCCTGGGAGCTCGGAAGGTGATTGTAACTGCAATTGGCCAAATTGGCTGCATTCCATATCAGCTCGCCAGGTATAATGGTACCAACAGCCGCTGCAATGAGAAAATCAACAATGCTATTTCTTTATTCAACTCAGGGCTCCTCAAGCTAGTTCAAAATTTCAACAATGGCCGATTGCCTGGAGCCAAGTTTGTTTACCTCGATTCGTATAAAAGCTCTAATGATCTGTCTCTCAATGGAACCTCCCTCG GATTTGAAGTAATAGACAAGGGATGTTGTGGAGTGGGGAGGAACAATGGTCAGATAACATGTCTTCCTCTTCAACAGACATGCCCGGATCGCAGTAAATACTTATACTGGGATGCCTTTCACCCGACAGAAGTGGCGAACATCTTACTCGCTAAATTAACGTATAATTCACAGACTTACACTTATCCAATGAGTATACAACAATTGACAATGCTATGA
- the LOC118035541 gene encoding GDSL esterase/lipase At1g71691 has protein sequence MATFKLPCMLVIFLLLGVGLGQNVDPFGSQVGRRREMVPAMFIFGDSLIDNGNNNNLPSFAKANYFPYGIDFNGGPTGRFCNGYTMVDEIAEQLGLPLIPAHSEASGDQVLNGINYASAAAGILDVTGRNFVGRIPFDEQIRNFQNTLDQITDTLGADDVARQVGRSLFFVGMGSNDYLNNYLMPNYPTRNRYNGRQFADLLTQEYSRKLTKLYNLGARKFVIAGLGVMGCIPSILAQSPAGNCSDSVNKLVQPFNENVKAMLKNFNANQLPGAKFIFIDVARMFREILTNSPAYGFSVINRGCCGIGRNRGQITCLPFQTPCPNREQYVFWDAFHPTEAVNVLMGRKAFNGDLSMVYPMNIEQLANLEMESN, from the exons ATGGCTACCTTCAAGCTGCCTTGCATGCTGGTGATTTTCTTGCTGTTGGGTGTAGGTTTAGGCCAAAATGTGGACCCGTTTGGATCACAAGTAGGAAGGAGAAGGGAGATGGTGCCTGCTATGTTTATATTTGGAGACTCACTCATTGACAATGGCAATAACAATAACCTTCCTTCTTTTGCCAAGGCCAACTATTTCCCTTATGGTATTGACTTCAATGGTGGTCCTACTGGTCGTTTCTGCAATGGTTACACCATGGTTGATGAAATTG CTGAACAACTAGGACTCCCTCTGATTCCTGCTCACTCTGAGGCATCAGGAGATCAAGTGCTTAATGGTATCAACTATGCCTCTGCAGCTGCCGGAATCCTTGATGTCACAGGCAGAAACTTT GTTGGTCGCATACCATTTGATGAACAGATAAGGAATTTTCAGAACACGCTCGATCAGATTACAGATACTCTTGGAGCAGATGATGTAGCTAGGCAAGTTGGACGGAGCTTATTTTTTGTAGGGATGGGCAGCAATGACTACCTTAATAACTATCTAATGCCTAACTATCCAACACGGAACCGGTATAATGGAAGACAATTTGCAGATCTCTTGACTCAAGAATATAGCCGGAAACTAACTAAACTTTACAATCTTGGAGCACGTAAATTTGTTATTGCAGGGCTAGGAGTGATGGGGTGTATTCCTAGCATCCTGGCCCAGAGCCCTGCAGGAAACTGCTCTGATTCAGTTAACAAGCTAGTTCAACCTTTCAATGAAAATGTGAAGGCTATGCTCAAAAACTTCAATGCCAATCAGTTGCCAGGagcaaaattcatttttattgatgttgcTCGTATGTTCCGAGAAATCCTCACCAACTCCCCAGCATATG GATTTAGTGTTATAAACCGTGGATGCTGCGGCATTGGGAGAAATAGAGGTCAGATTACATGTCTTCCATTCCAAACACCTTGTCCTAACAGAGAACAGTATGTGTTCTGGGATGCATTCCACCCAACAGAAGCTGTGAATGTTTTGATGGGAAGAAAGGCCTTCAATGGGGACTTGAGCATGGTCTATCCTATGAACATAGAGCAGCTTGCCAATCTTGAAATGGAATCCAATTAA
- the LOC118035561 gene encoding agamous-like MADS-box protein AGL12, whose amino-acid sequence MARGKVQMKRIENSVHRQVTFCKRRSGLLKKAKELSVLCDAEIGVFIFSAHGKLYELATNGNMQGLIERYMKSSRGTSQPEPAAIETQPDMDAKEEINMLKQEIEILQKGLRYMFGGCAAEMTLDELTELEKHLEIWIYQIRSTKMNIMFKEIEQLRNKEGILKAANQYLQDKVEENIVITNFAPITTNFPYPLTIQNEIFQY is encoded by the exons ATGGCTCGCGGAAAGGTTCAGATGAAACGTATTGAGAACTCTGTACACAGGCAGGTTACCTTCTGCAAGCGCCGATCTGGTCTCCTTAAGAAGGCCAAGGAGCTCTCTGTGCTGTGTGATGCTGAAATTGGAGTTTTCATTTTCTCCGCCCATGGAAAGCTCTATGAACTAGCCACCAACGG AAACATGCAAGGGCTTATTGAGAGGTACATGAAGTCCAGCCGGGGGACGTCCCAACCAGAACCAGCTGCCATTGAGACCCAGCCTGATATG GATGCGAAGGAGGAGATCAACATGTTGAAGCAAGAGATTGAAATATTGCAAAAAGGATTGAG GTACATGTTTGGAGGGTGTGCTGCTGAAATGACCTTAGATGAATTGACTGAACTTGAGAAACATCTTGAAATTTGGATTTATCAAATTCGTTCGACCAAG ATGAACATCATGTTTAAAGAGATTGAACAGCTAAGGAACAAG gaaGGAATATTGAAGGCTGCAAATCAATATCTTCAAGATAAG GTAGAGGAGAACATTGTGATTACTAACTTTGCACCAATAACCACTAATTTTCCATACCCACTAACTatacaaaatgaaatatttcaatattaa
- the LOC118035559 gene encoding putative 12-oxophytodienoate reductase 11 → METKMHQEEEKSNNHALAAPLLTPYKMGKFNLSHRIVLAPLTRQRSYNNVPQPHAILYYSQRTTEGGLLIAEATGISDTAQGYPNTPGIWTKEQVEAWKPIVDAVHAKGGIFFCQIWHVGRVSNRDFQPNGQAPISCTDKPLAPQLRANGIDAVEFTTPRRLRTDEIPHVVNDYRIAARNAMEAGFDGVEIHGAHGYLIDQFMKDQVNDRTDQYGGSLENRCRFALEVVGAVVDEIGADRVGIRLSPYANYGQAGDSNPGALGLYMVESLNKYGILFCHMVEPRMKTVGERVESPHSLLPMRKAFNGTFIVAGGYDREEGNKAVAENYSDLVAYGRVFLANPDLPRRFELDAPLNQYDRSTFYTTDPVIGYTDYPFLESTA, encoded by the exons ATGGAAACCAAAATGCatcaagaagaagagaagtCCAACAATCATGCACTGGCTGCTCCTCTTCTCACCCCTTACAAAATGGGAAAGTTCAATCTTTCTCATAG GATAGTACTGGCACCATTGACTAGGCAGAGGTCATATAACAATGTTCCCCAGCCGCATGCAATCTTGTATTATTCTCAGAGAACCACTGAAGGAGGTCTTCTCATAGCTGAAGCTACCGGAATTTCCGACACAGCtcaagg GTATCCAAATACTCCTGGTATTTGGACTAAAGAGCAAGTGGAGGCATGGAAACCCATTGTAGATGCTGTTCATGCCAAAGGTGGCATAttcttttgtcaaatttggCATGTTGGAAGGGTTTCAAATCGAG ATTTCCAGCCAAATGGGCAAGCTCCAATCTCATGCACAGACAAGCCACTAGCCCCTCAACTTCGAGCTAATGGAATTGATGCTGTAGAGTTCACCACTCCAAGGCGACTAAGAACAGATGAAATTCCTCATGTTGTCAATGACTATAGAATTGCTGCAAGGAATGCTATGGAAGCTG GTTTTGATGGAGTTGAGATCCATGGGGCTCATGGTTACTTAATTGACCAGTTCATGAAGGATCAAGTAAACGATCGAACTGACCAATATGGTGGATCCCTAGAGAACCGCTGCCGATTTGCCTTAGAAGTGGTTGGAGCTGTAGTCGATGAGATAGGAGCTGATAGAGTTGGAATAAGACTCTCTCCCTACGCAAATTACGGACAAGCAGGAGACTCGAATCCAGGAGCTTTGGGTCTGTACATGGTTGAATCCTTGAATAAATATGGGATTCTCTTCTGCCATATGGTTGAGCCAAGAATGAAGACGGTGGGGGAAAGAGTAGAATCCCCGCACAGTCTTCTACCCATGAGAAAGGCTTTCAATGGCACTTTCATTGTTGCTGGAGGCTATGATAGGGAAGAAGGAAACAAAGCTGTTGCAGAGAACTATTCAGATCTTGTTGCTTATGGCCGTGTGTTCTTGGCCAATCCAGATTTACCAAGAAGATTTGAGCTTGATGCACCGCTAAACCAGTACGATCGCAGCACATTCTATACAACAGATCCTGTCATTGGTTATACTGATTATCCCTTTCTTGAATCCACTGCTTAG